tttaaaagtatttcgaaCGTATGCGGACGATGGGAATTAGGGATTCTTCGACATCCTTGACAAAGACCACCCTTTAATGGAATCGCTCGTTTGGGAAGTCGTTGATTTGCATCCGTAAACATATAAACAACACCACCTTTCAGAACAAAATATCCCGCTTCCCATGGATTCGTAGGAGCATTAGGATGAAGCTGCTGATAAGTGTGTGGTCTATACATAAGGTCACCCTCCTTGGTCGGTCCACACGGTGTGCTAGGAGGTGACATGTGTTCATCTTCCATATATATAAGATTGTAATGTTCGATTCTTTCATCctaaaattttaagaaattatagGTTAGTTTCGAGTTAACATTTGTATCAACGAATGATTCGGAGTCACTTTCGTGTTTACGTACAGGATGTACAGCCGTATCGCAAAGAATCGAGTGTCTTAAAATATGCATGTCCGCGTAGCTCAATTCTTTGACTGCTGGAAGCTTTGGTTTTGTTGGAGATCGTCTCATTGCCATTTCTAGATGACCAATTAATTCTGAAGTAGTTTGGGAACTTcccgtagaaaataaatattgcatcTCGTAATCCGCGttcgataataatattgtttgtgCATTTGGTCCAAtctgaaaagtaatttttatgtcTAAAACTGTTAAATATAGATTTGACAAAGAACATCTTTGTTTGATCGAAACGTACCATAATAACATCTAACTCGTTATAAGGAATAACGAATTGATTGCTATAAGTGTGGTCCAGTTTCGAGCCTGTCAAGTATAGCGTCTTGTCCGTTAATAAGGCTATCATTGGTTTACTTTCTCCATTTGTCATGTACGAACTCCTAACTTTGTATACCTTGTATAATTCTTCCGTTTTGTCTCTGTATATGTGTTTTTTAAACAGTTCTCGTAACTTTAAACTAACTTTCTCACCGCTGAATTCTTGTTTTTCCGCTTCAACGTTCTCTTGTATCTCTCGATCAAGATTGTCGTTAAAATCTTTAAACGAATCATAGCTTGTTTTCACTCCCTTGATGTACAACGGATTCGATTTTTGTGACTTTTTGCtccttttaatttcgaatttccgCTCCGTGATAGACTTCAAGAATCTACTCAATAACGATGTCTTAGATGGTGCCTGTCTTAAAGGCGGCGGTGCCAATAATTTGTTGCTATTTTCCCCGGTCAATATCGACGTCATATTACGTTTTCTCGACGGTGAAGCTAGATGCCTACTATTTCTACGTTCATCCAAGTCCGATGTGGTAGTACTATCTACATCGGACCAATCATTGGAACTAGAGTATTTTCTGGAATTGGATGGACAAGGCATATCGACTTTCGACGGAGGATCTTCCACGATATTTCCGTAGGCTTTTTCAACAATATACGCCTCTTGCGCCTCGTTCTCTTCcaattcaatttccattttagGTCTTAACGATTTACCAGGATCCTCTTGACCTTCTGGCACACCGCGTTCCGAAATCGACAATCCACAAGCACATTTACAGTTGCTCTGACACAGTGACTGTTCACACGTTTTTATACAAGTTTTTTTCTCGTTGTCACTGTCGAAGATACTTGATGACGAGGAGTACGAATAATAATCCGAGTGTGCGTTCCtagtgtttacatttttttgaacGTAAGGGGAATCTCCGTGGGCACACCAACTGTATCTTCCTTTCTGAACATCTTTCTTTTGAACCGAGTTAAGTGTTAAGAAACTCATAGAGAAATCAGCGTAGTTCTCATCGTCATCCAATTTCatagttttcaaaatatcttcGTGAAAACTGACGCGTTTTTTACTTTCCCCGCGTTTCTTTTTACGTTGTCTACGTTGCACCAGAGCTTCCGAGTTGGAAGATGACAAAATACTAGAGTCCGTCACGTTGATGGTATTCAAAATACCGTAAGGTGCTTCCATGTTTTCGCAATCCGAAATAGTCATGCTGAGTTCCAGGAGATTCGTGTCATTATTAATTACGTAGGAATTACGGGGATCAACGTTTCTCTTAAAACTATAACTACCGTCGCTGTAATAGCtgcttcttttctttaattctttgaCGCCGTTGTCAAGCTTGCTATTTATTTTGTCTAACTTGGACTCGTCCAGGCTTTTACTATAAAAATCGAAATCCTTTAAAGTATCCAGACTGGAACAATTAAGCTCATTGTCATCGAGTTTCCTTGTTAAGTTTTGATTCTCTATGTCGCTTTTCGTCACAgatgtattttgaaatttcgtgACCATTCCAGGTGATGGCGTAGGTGTCTTTCCATCTTCGCTAGAATCGCTGGAACTTAAGTTTTTATTGTCCTCCATGCGATTGTTTATCATCGTCTTGTATCTATTATTACGATACTTTGGAATTTCTTCGAGATTAAAGTCTTcctaaaaaatacaaataatcccgtaatttatacaaaatgttaGTTACTCTTCAAGTATGGATTTCTTTAAAACGAAATGTACCTCTTTATAACTACTGGCGTCAGTCTCATTTGCAAGATCCATATCGCTGTCAAATGCAACACCACTATCACCAGGAGAAGCTAAACTCGAAGAAACACTAGACGATCTAAGATGTAACGATAATATGGTTCCGGAAGGATTTACGCTCATAGGCCTTTGAGGCATATAATTGCAGGTATCCAGATATGTCACGTCCTAGGTagcaaaaaaatttattatattttgtatctttcgttattttatcgcgaaccaaaaaattataattgccCGATACACGTATAAGTACAAATTGTTCTCAAAGGATTTTCCATGAACAAACA
The sequence above is drawn from the Hylaeus volcanicus isolate JK05 chromosome 2, UHH_iyHylVolc1.0_haploid, whole genome shotgun sequence genome and encodes:
- the LOC128872045 gene encoding pleckstrin homology domain-containing family M member 2: MPSQEDMDLCTDKVLSKGRILQELTKAVKLVYAQSLYGTVALDGDSWLVYWLDRALRHGLRVERHGYWGTARELSHQDTVVVIHALQSVLTSIGKGRAWLYHTLSEGSFESYLACLLRDTKTLKKQYFPHALVRDADKTNQLVNLLAGLENVSFTLELDVTYLDTCNYMPQRPMSVNPSGTILSLHLRSSSVSSSLASPGDSGVAFDSDMDLANETDASSYKEEDFNLEEIPKYRNNRYKTMINNRMEDNKNLSSSDSSEDGKTPTPSPGMVTKFQNTSVTKSDIENQNLTRKLDDNELNCSSLDTLKDFDFYSKSLDESKLDKINSKLDNGVKELKKRSSYYSDGSYSFKRNVDPRNSYVINNDTNLLELSMTISDCENMEAPYGILNTINVTDSSILSSSNSEALVQRRQRKKKRGESKKRVSFHEDILKTMKLDDDENYADFSMSFLTLNSVQKKDVQKGRYSWCAHGDSPYVQKNVNTRNAHSDYYSYSSSSSIFDSDNEKKTCIKTCEQSLCQSNCKCACGLSISERGVPEGQEDPGKSLRPKMEIELEENEAQEAYIVEKAYGNIVEDPPSKVDMPCPSNSRKYSSSNDWSDVDSTTTSDLDERRNSRHLASPSRKRNMTSILTGENSNKLLAPPPLRQAPSKTSLLSRFLKSITERKFEIKRSKKSQKSNPLYIKGVKTSYDSFKDFNDNLDREIQENVEAEKQEFSGEKVSLKLRELFKKHIYRDKTEELYKVYKVRSSYMTNGESKPMIALLTDKTLYLTGSKLDHTYSNQFVIPYNELDVIMIGPNAQTILLSNADYEMQYLFSTGSSQTTSELIGHLEMAMRRSPTKPKLPAVKELSYADMHILRHSILCDTAVHPDERIEHYNLIYMEDEHMSPPSTPCGPTKEGDLMYRPHTYQQLHPNAPTNPWEAGYFVLKGGVVYMFTDANQRLPKRAIPLKGGLCQGCRRIPNSHRPHTFEILLKPNKAFQFAAPDEYVASEWLQSFVQSASGLFDASENREPLPCSLIMTTKHLVAMKEVFPGKQRGQTLSCASVEDLTAFRVPLTQQSWCILEFACREVHESSGDWVIYFTNYTELCTFREILETLWADASLGEFPMVTLPPEDRLHRRCSDASKELEFAWRYLLPSEID